TGCACGTAAGAAAAGGGATAATCTTCATGGACTGGCTTCCACCAATCGAAGTTTCGCGCATTTCATATGGTGGTAAAGTGAGACCACATAAAGAGCTCTCTGATCCTCATTCAGTCAGATTCTTCAGTAAGATATGGTTTTACCCTTTTACTTTTTCTTTAGACTTTATAACTCCTGACCCCAAGCTAGGAATTTTTTTGTTTTCTGATTGCAGTGACTGCCCTTACACAACCGGAAAGACATTGACTCGATCGACAGGCCCTCGCTACAAGACTGAAACAATTCGAATGATAGAAGAATCGACAGCAGCTCCTGCGCTTACTACTTTGAAAAGAGAGCATGGGGCTAGACCAGGAAAAGCATAGACTCGATCTACTTCAACAGCAGTAACTTCACCACCTGAAGGAAGATTAGTACTTTTTTCGGTAAATAAGTTTCACTCAACTCATCCCTTAGTTTGGAGGCTTAGCTTAAGTGAAGCTCTTTGATTGAGGATTGGGTAAGAGATGGACTTGAAGACTTCGAGCACTTCTGGGTTCCCCTAGGTCTATTAGACCACCATCAACTCATAGACCAATAGAAGACTTAGACATTTATTCTTTTTATTTTACGAGGTACAAAGCAAGAACCAAAAAGCATTGAAGCGCAAGAGAAAACCGGAAAAGGTTCTAGATCTCCTGGAAAAATAGGAAAACATAGCCTACTTACTTGGCCTACTCAAGAGCCACACAAAGAATAAAAAGCAAGAGGTTTGAGTGAGACAGCAAGAACGTCAGCTCACCCAAGGAAGGACGAAGGAAGAGCTTAGAAATCCTCATCAAGTGAGACAGAAAGGGCAGCTACTTAAATAAGAAAAGGAATTGAACCTATGAGTTCGATCCATTAGGTTCTTCGATTTATTCAGGTAATTTAATTAGTTGGGGATAAAATAGACTTCCCGCCATAGCTTGCCTCAGGTGGAATGGAATTCTTAAGTCTTAGACCATCCTTCAAGAACATTGCACGTAGCATCACCACTTCCTACGCATTTCGTCGGTAAAAAGACCAGGTCCCATTTCCTATTTCCACATCTCCGGTACCTATCTTATGGTCTAATTCACCTCGCAACGAAGGGCGTTTATTATCATAATTACAGGATCACCTCGTATTTAGTACTTCTATGATATCGAAATCCGGGTTAAACTACGGTTCACCCACTTCTGGCTCATCAACTAGGGCAGATCACTCATCTTCGGTTTTTATTCTTCCCTATCAACCCACCCTAAAGCATAGGAAACTACGTCAATCAGAGGTTGTTAGCCCCTGTCCATGATAGGTTGATGGCGGTTCTTCGCCAGATACCCATGGATGGCACCTTCGAACCGCAAGGGCAGTTTACTTGTTAAAACTTCACTATAGACTGCTTTCTTAGCCAATAACTCTATCTCTGAGAAGTAGTGCTCTTTGCTTCTTTCGTCCCATCGAGGAAATACCCTTTTCGCTCCTCTCCCGTTGGTCGAGTGGCTTTCGCTCCTCAAACTCTTCAAAAGAAGCCATCCTTGCACCTTATAAATCTAATACTGTTGTTTCCTTTAGGAGCGGAAATGCCGACATCTACTATTCCATCAAAGAGCCTATTCGTCGTAAGCCCTTCTAGTTCATCTACATCAGCTAATATCGAATCGCCTGTTGTGCCCCGAGAATGGTCTGTTACGGGCTATCATTCGTATCTTAAGGCAGTTCAGTTGATCGATCCAGGTCCAGTCCGCCTCTCTTCGGGAAGGAGGTCAAGCAGGGCTTCTTTAACCTTGGGGAGTTCTTCTGAAGCTATGTCCGCTGACGAAGTTGGGGAGCTTGGCCAGTCTCTCTATCGCCCTGACCTTCGAAAGAGGATCCTCTTTTCTGGCACTAAGTTATCCTTCGCCCGATTCGACATCGGAAGAAGCCCCACTATACTAGATTTAAGCAATTCGGGTGTGGATCCATCAATGGCTAGACGCACTTCACTTTCTATCGGACGTCCGGTCGGTGGCAGGAATTACTTAAAAGGCCTCACCTGACGAGCTAGCTTCGCCTGAGGCTCTTGTGGCTGCTGCGACTAAACTTGGTTGGTGCTCTTGCTTCGGTCGATCGAAGAAAGATGGTGTCAGTGACCAGAGAAGGTCCCTCTTTCTTTAGAGAATGACCGTGGTCGTTTCGCTTCCTCTCTCTATCGGTCGAGTGACTTTCACTTCCTTTCCATTGCGACAGGATTGAATCAGCCGAACCGCTTGAAAGCCTCCTTTTCTTCGTTAAATCGCGCGCGAGTTGGAAAGCTTTTTGGGGAGATTTCCTATAGCCTAACTGGAAGCGCCCACTGGCTTAAGATCTTGTGGGCTTAGCACGCCCCTGTGACGATCGATCTTCAAGCATTGGGCAAATACAAATAAATAAATGGATGGATCGTCCCCTTTACTTGAAAGGGAGGGCTTTCGTACCAAACCTGTGGCTGAATGGTTAAAGCATTCCTTTTTTTGACCGCAGCACCATATCTTGACCCTTTTCTCGAATTGGTCCATTTCGAGTTGGCCCACTCCCCTTCGACTGGTTCTCAAAGGAGAAGAACTGAGAGAGTATGCTATGCGCAGACTGACTTGCTGCTTGCTTTCTTTGAGGAATTGTGGAGTGAAGGTTTCAGTCGATTGAGACTCACTATTAGTACTTAATACCACACCTTAATCAAAATCATACATGAGAGGCGATAAATCGTCTGATTAAGAAAGAAGGGGTCCGGTCCGTTCCGTCTCTCACTAATACAAGACGGGGATAAGCCGGACATGACCCCTGACTCGATTCCCGTCTTCTCTAGTGGGAATTCTGATCCCGCTCAGTCAGTGAGGATGTCCATGCTCAGTAGCTTCTCTGTCAGCTTCTTAACCGCGTGGGGCCTTTCCCTCTCTTCCTCTTTTTTTAAGGTAACCGTCCAGTCTTGGAAGTGAGGGTGTTGCAATCATTCCAATCCCTCTACTCGTCTATTAGCAGTTTCCTGAAGCCATTCTGCTATCATTCTAGTTTTTAGTAAAGTGACTGCCGTTGTTGATGTTCGATCGTTTAACTCGCAGCCAAGGAATGTTCCTGATCTGCGAACAGAACCAAAGTCGTACTCTCTTGACTAAAGTCCTAATGTAATGCCCTTTAAACCACCAAAAGGTCCTATTCCGACAACACTGAAAAAGGGCTCTCTCCGTCTCAGTTGGTCAGTACCTTAAACTAATTAGCCATTTCCAAGCTGCTCTTTCATAAGCTGTGATGGCTCTTTTGAATAAAAGGCATAGTCTATGTCATCTTCCTTTTGCCCAGGAGCATTCGACTGAAAAAGTATGCCATTAGTCAGACTCTCTAGAAGCCTTAGGAGCAATGGAGTCTGGTGAGTCTTGTCTCTTGGTCAGCGCTCGAGTGAAAATGCTTGATGGGGCGAGATTTGCCTTGGGTTCGCTTTCCGGGTGAGGTTTAATAAAAAAGTCAAGTAGGACAGCGGTGACCGCGAATGGCTATAGTTCGTCACTTGCGCTATAAAAAGAAGTAAGGAGGAAGATCAGCCCTAAGCTAAAGCGCTTTCTGAGAGATGGAAATGCCTAATCAAGTAGCCAAGAATCATAGATTTCGGAAGGGGAAATTAATTTAGGAAGGATCCGATACCAAGTGACATTGAATCAGTTGGGGGCTGCTATTTCAGCAGTTGGTGTTGGAGGACGGAATGCCAGTCGAAAGGCGCATCTATGACTTAATACCTAATTTGCCAAGGGCTCGATCCCAGACCTAGGCGCAAGGGAATTGATTTAGGTAGGGCTCAAGGCCGAGCTCTTAAATATTGGCAACCCCAGCAGCAAGCCTAGCCCGCTTTTCAGCCTGCTTCACTTCAAAATAGTTGCGTAGGTAGACTATAAGGAAGAGTTTCCGGGTTTAAAGAAGAAGACAGATTTATGCCAAAAAGACAGACTTTCCTCGTGTTAGCGAAACAGGAACTGGGATAGCCTCGGGTAATTCAATTGTTTCCGCTCTTCTCTGTTTTGAAGCAAAGCATGCTGAAAGCAATAAACATCTTAAATTCAGCTCTGAAAGTCTCTTAGCCTACCGGTGGGCGAGCCTAGCTTGTCTAGAGAAGTATAACTAGAAAAAGTCCTGATGTTCCGTTCTTGTTGTTTGAAAAGATCTCGGATCCCTCATACTTACTTGTGACTGTGAAGAGTCTATAAGGAGAAGTGGGCATGTGGGTCTCCTTCACTTGACTATTTAGTGAAACCGGAAAGGCCTTCAAACAATCCCGTACTTCTGGCTCTAGCCCGCTTCACTGCATGAAACAAACGGTTAGGTTAGACCTCTGGCATTTCTTCCCTAGAGACCTGTCCCCCCAACATTTCCTTTTGGTCTTCAGAGATAGACTTTGCTCTCTTATCTTTCAATCTGGACTTGCATGTGTTCCGCATATGACTATTTCGAGTGATTGCTGCTATCTGGCTTGAGTTAGACAAGCAGAGAAGGATCTTATGCCACCGGTGATCGGCCTGTCTATCTAGTATCTAGTACTAGGACTAGTAGAGTAGAGGCACTACTGGGCGGGGCTTCCTCGATCACAGCTTCTCGCTTAGCTAACTGCCGGACAAGGATGCAAATCAACTCCTTATATAGAATAAGATCGACACATTCAATGAAGCAGCCAGTCCGGCAGACAAGCTACTTTCCGATTCTAGGACTGGCGGATCCTCTATCTATTAGCATACCCGTACCGGCAGTTAGACTAGCACTCTCTCCCCGCAGTAACCGGCTGTAAGAGAGCTGACTGTCTACCTGATTCAGTCTACTGGCAGTGAGTACCAGACTATGAGATAGCCTGGCCAGTGCATCCAATAAGATACCAGGCAGGAAGCTTATTGATTGTTTCCCCGTCTGCTTTCCTTAAGATCTACATAATACGTTATAGATGAGCCGTTCCACCGGAGCGGTTTGGTTGAAAGTCCCATCCATAGGGAGTGTCGACAGAACCGTCATACACCACTTATGAAGGGGATGTAAAACACGCGGGATAACCCAGTTACCTATGGCAAATATCCTACGCTTCCCCCCACCCTCTATAGACTGACCTAGTCGGCCGAGGCTGGGCATAACCTCAGCAAACTCTGGACAAGGATGTCCGACTCTAAAAGCTTCCTCAAATGAAGAAAAACCTATCTGCGAGATGAGTTCGTTGTTAGGGTCAAAACAATACCTCGTCCAAGGAAACCACAACGCGCCTAACCAATTAGCTTGTTGACGCCCACAGAACTGATTCCGAGACTCAGCAAGTTGAAACCAACCTTGAATGGATTTAAAAGGGGAAGGCTCGGAAGACAGATGGAACTCCTTTCTTACGACGAGAGCCCTTCAATCGGATAGGCTTCATCTTAGATGGTGTGGCCTTCCAGGTCGGATCCCAAGTCATTCCTTGTAGCAAAGGAATACTAGAGATAGACGGAACATACCTTGCAGTAATTCTTTAAATATAAAAAAAGAATTCGCAGCATCGGTAGCCAAGGCCTTCACATTAGAAGGGGGAGTAGAGATAGAAGATAAAGTTGATCTATCCACTTTCTTAGCCAATTTTTTCATTTTTGCTATAGTAAAGAAAGATACAACTTGACTACTATATCTGCTCGATCATCACGCCTACGGATCACCTTACGGTGAAACGGGGGAATGATCCTTGGGAGTCCCGTCCTCGTGAGAGAGATGGGAACAGATAGTTCGGTCAACCTCTTAGGGTGAGTAGAAGAAGAATAGTGCATCGAGCATGTATGTTGATGCTTGTTTACAGTAAAGTGCAACATACAGCCACCCTGATCGACGGCCTAACTTTACAACCTGTTTAACCTGGTGATGAACACCAAGACAGATTTCTATCGTTAACCCACCGGTGACCACCAAAGGAATCTTCAAAAGAACCTTAGTTTAGTAGTAGGGTCTTTTCCAAAATGCCCTTGCTTTTCAGTAACGCTCGAAATCACTGATGTCGAGTTCAATCAGAGTAGCTTACGGACTTGGAACCTCTGGCTTCAAATATTGAATTACTTCGGAGGGGTTTATCGGCGAATTCCGGGTATTCAATCTCTTTTTTCGGGCTTTGCCGGGCTCTTCCCTTTCCTTTGATAAATTTCCTCCTACAAGCTCTTGAAAGTCTTTGACTAAGCCTTCTTCCCGCTCTACTGGAAACTTTCCAATATGCTTCGAGTGCCTAAAATATAAATATAAGATAAGAGGCAGAGGAAATCTCGATTTCGATGGAAGCCAATTCAACCGCTTCGCCCCTATTCATTCATTCTCTAAAGTAAAGGTATCGACAGAAAGAAGTCCCTAGCTTCCTTCTGAAGTGGCAGCAGTGCTCTCGTATATAAGATCCCGGCTGCTTTTAGGAGTGATCCTTCCCTCTAACCGCTAACTATTTATAAAATAAGCTAAGAGAGATGTGGCAAAGAAGGAATTTCAAGAGGTGCGTCGAGAAGTTCCATACCTTCTTGATAGAGTCCATTGCCTTGCTTGTACTTACTTAAGTAAAGATTGGCGGCTTGGTGTTAAGTGTAAAAAAATAAAGTATTTCAAATAATCCCTGCTCCTCGAAGTCTTTCTTCGACGTCAGAGAGTTTGATCGAGAAAGCAAGGACAAAAGGTGCCTAATAGAATTGCGTAGGGAGACTAAAAAGGTAGCGAATCCGGTTGAGAAATGAGGCGGTCTTAGCAATGAAAAGATATCCCGCTGCTTCAAAATGAAGTTCGTCCTTTCCGCCCCCTAGCCAAGCCACTTGAGACGGGTTTTGATCCGCGCAATGTTGCATTTGATTTTTGAATCACTGTATGTAATGCGATTGAAGCTATTAGAGAATCTCGTAGCGATTGGTACTGTGTGAGAAGAAATACCGGTCGCTAAGTGGTTTAGCGGGCGACAGTTAGAGTTGGTCGTTGTTGTGTGGGTTCGAATCCCATTTCCTCCGGCACGGAAGTGGAACGGGCGGGCGAAATTACGTGAGAGAAAGAACCTCTTGGTGTTGGTGGAGTCCCCCGGAGGACAGAATAGCACTACTTAGTGAGCGGAGAGCCGAGCCCGTTGCGCGTTGTTTTGACCGGCCTATCTTCTTTTTATAAGCAAGCTCCCTCCGGCAGTCCCTGGGCGGCTCTCGGTTCTTGAGCATGTTGGGAGAGGAGATTAGGCGGCAGTTGAAAGAGCTGCTCGAAAGCTTGACGAACGAAAAAAAACCTTTCTTTCTTGTTATTAGTAAAGGGCTTTTCCCCGACTAGTCAAGTGGTAAGTAAGGTAGCTATTCGATGAAGAAAACATACTTTAGGAAAGTGGTTCAGGTAGCTCAGCTGGTTAGAGCAAAGGACTGAAAATCCTTGTGTCAGTGGTTCGAATCCACTTCTAAGCGGGCTTTGGGTCCAAAGGACAGGTAGCCGAGCCGGGTTTTCTTAAATTTAAGTTAATTAAAGAGGAAGCCAAAATCAAATGTGAGCGCTCCTGCACTATACGGCTTTTTGGCGTCGCCCTATCTTGTCTTGCTGGAGTGGAGGCAGATTTTCTAAAAAAAGCGGTTGATTAGGTTCTCGCGTCCCTATGCCCAAAAAAAAGGATGGGCGAGTTCGGTTCGAGTCTTCATCGATCGGGTGGATCTATATGCTGAGGGGGTGAGACGAGGTGTAGCGCAGTCTGGTCAGCGCATCTGTTTTGGGTACAGAGGGCCATAGGTTCGAATCCTGTCACCTTGATGTGATGGGCTGAAAGTGCACAGCCCGGCACAGCCTCTTTAGGCTGGCGAAATTTAGGCACAATTAATTAAAAAAAGCAAATTAACTATATTCTTCGATCCATGCTTTTTGTAACTTCCACGGGTTTTGCGCATCAATGGGTTCTTGATTCTGATCACCCATTCTTGAAGAAGCTTTCTCTCTCTTTTGGTTGGTTTCTCTGATAAAATTTTGATCTTCTGAGTCAATACAATCATATCTTTCGCTTCTGTGGATGCTGTTTCTCAGGGGCTGATCCAAGGTTGATGCACTAGAGATGGAGAGGATGCTCATGGTGGGGCTTATTTGTGTGCACCCAGACTCTGATAAGAGGCCAAGAGTGAGAGATGCAGCTAGGATTCTTAATTGTTTGTTTATGTATGTGCAGTCCTTCTGTGTGTAGAACATTGGCTCATGCGTCCAATGGGTGGCACCTGACTGTTCCCAGTTCAGTTGGAACAGAAGTCACCAGCTTTCATTGGCGGGAAGCTGACTGATGTCTTCCTAGTTGACGACAATGCTAAACCTGTCACGACCGTAGTGGGTCAAATAGAATGATTCCTATATTACCTTGCATAAAGAAAGCAGCTCGGTCTATGAGTCCAATATATCCGTACCTGTCAAGTGGAAGAGTAAGAGTGGCAGAGTCTTGGAGAGCGCAGAGTCTAATCTGGTAAATATCTCCTATAATAAGGCGGAGAACGGATAATAACTCGGCAAATGTCCGATTTCGGAGATAAGTGTGCCTTTCTTTTGATCAATAGAACAGGAAGAGGAGGAAAATAAAAGCTTATGATGAGCATCTATTTGAGTCGATAATTTCCAAGATGTAATTCAATTTTATTCTTATGTAGTGGAAAGGCCTTACAATCTGAAGTTTTACGCTTAGGGGAAGAAATGTTATTGGTGGATGCAGGACCTGGGACCCCCATAAATTGTATGCAAGATGAGCCTACAGGAGTGCCAATCAACCGAGCCACCAGGTTTGAGAATAAGGTGGGATTCCTGGATCTAGTGGCCGGTGAATCACTGATCAAAAAGAAGATTTTGGAGATATTATTCATCGATCTAGTGGCCGGCGAATCACTGATCAAAGAGCGAGCAGCCGCCAGGTTTAATGATTTGGTGGGATCCACAGATGTAGTGGCTGGTGAACCGCTTCTTCTTCTTCCACGAAGATTCAGAGCTTGGATGAAACGGAACAAGATTTGGCGAACGAATACAAAGGTAAAAGGCTTTATTATTGATAAAGTCAAAGGAGGTTATTCAGTAGCCATCGCGGGTTTCATTACTTTTATTCCATTCCGTTCTCACAACAAAAGGAATAAAAGGAGGATATCGAATGATCGATTCACCATTGAGAGCATTAACCCCAAAAGGACGAATATTGTGGTGTTCTAACAGCGGCAGATCAAACAATAACTTGATGAGCGCTGACGAAAAAAGTGCAGTTTTTTTCAATTCCGAAGCGAAACCTAGCGTCTCCTGATAACACTCTATCACCTTAATCCATTCTTTTGTTGAGGGTCTGGCACTTATTACAGGCCGCTCTGTCATTGTCTGATTTTTGGTTTTCTGATCACACTCGAAATTATGTATCTACTTATCGTATTTTTGCCCCTGCTCGGTAGTTCCGTAGCAGGTTTTTTCGGACGTTTTCTAGGATCAGAAGGAACCGCTATAATGACCACTACGTGCGTTTCATTCTCTTCGATCTTATCTTTGATTGCTTTTTATGAAGTCGCACCGGGAGCTAGTGCTTGCTATCTAAGAATTGCTCCATGGATCTCATCGGAAATGTTTGATGCTTCTTGGGGCTTCTTTGGCGACCGTGAAGTCACCGGATGAATTGCCGAGTAGATAGATCAGATCCGGACGCGGCTGTTGCTCCGCGGCGATACGGACTCGACCCGCTCCTACCCCCCCGGGGGGCACCATAGCATGTCGGGAAGAAGGGGGGACATACTGGACGTAACCACTCCCTTGGGGGCTGTGCCGCCCTGCCTTTCGATCGATACACAGTTGAGTAGGCCGATCACGAACGCTACAGGTGTGGGAGCGATCCTGGTCAGGGAAGGCTAAGACGGCGCCTCGCATATGGGTAGCAAGAGGGCGCTTATGCCCCGACGGTGGGGCCTTATGGGGAAGGGCCCAGCCCAATAGGGACAGCACACCCCCCACTTCAAGCGCACCTCTGTATCGACTGAATAACTCTAAGAGTCTAGTCGGTGGAACCGGTGAACCACGCGAGCTGATGCGTGGGGCAGAGGGCTCGTAGTACCCCCTTTTCTTGATCCAGCCTTTTCTTCTCTTCGGTAGTGAATCACCTACTAAAAAAATAGGCAGGCCTGCACGCCCTATTTGAGACTACTAAGGCAGGCGGTGGACTCTTTCATTAGGGAAGGGAAGAAGGGGCCTAAGCACGGCGGATGCCGTACACTTGAGTGGCAAAGGAAAGGTATGAAGTAACTCGACTGATAAGGAGAGGTTTGAAGATGCTCGACCGAAAGGGAGAGGGAAGAGGTACCTCTTTTTCCAGGCCTGTTCGGACATACGGTTCCCGCGGAAGATCAAGTTGGTGAGCCGTGTGATGGGAAACCTTCCCGCACGGTTCGGAGAGCACTGAATTAGAATGAGAGGTTCACCACCACATCATTGCATGCAAGGGGAGCTCGCTCGATTCGCAAATAGGTCCGACTCGTAATTCACTTCTGACTCCGTGTTCGATAGCCCGACCGTAGTGATGTTAATTGTGGTTACATCCGTAAGTAGCTTGGTCCATCTTTATTCCATTTCATATATGTCTGAGGATCCGCATAGCCCTCGATTTATGTGTTATTTATCCATTCTTACTTTTTTTATGCCAATGTTGGTGACTGGAGATAACTCTCTTCAATTATTCCTGGGATGGGAGGGAGTAGGTCTTGCTTCATATTTGTTAATTCATTTCTGGTTTACACGACTTCAGGCAGATAAAGCAGCTACAAAAGCTATGCCTGTCAATCGAGTAGGTGATTTTGGATTAGCTCCTGGGATTTCGGGTCGTTTTACTCTCTTTCAAACAGTAGACTTTTCAACCATTTTTGCTCGTGCTAGTGCCCCCAGAAATTCTTGGATTTCTTGCAATATGAGATTGAATGCCATAACTCTGATTTGTATTTTACTTCTTATTGGTGCTGTTGGGAAATCTGCACAGATAGGATCGCATACTTGGTCACCCGATGCTATGGAGGGTCCCACTCCTGTATCCGCTTTGATTCATGCAGCTACTATGGTCACAGCTGGCGTTTTCATGATAGCAAGGTGCTCCCCTTTATTTGAATACCCACCTACGGCTTTGATTGTTATTACTTCTGCAGGAGCTACGACGTCATTCCTTGCGGCAACCACTGGAATATTACAGAACGATCTAAAGAGGGTCATAGCTTATTCAACTTGCAGTCAATTAGGCTATATGATCTTTGCTTGCGGCATCTCTAACTATTCGGTTAGCGTCTTTCACTTAATGAATCACGCCTTTTTCAAAGCATTACTATTCCTGAGTGCAGGTTCGGTGATTCATGCCATGTCGGATGAGCAAGATATGCGGAAGATGGGGGGGCTTGCCTCCTCGTTCCCTTTTACCTATGCCATGATGCTCATGGGCAGCTTATCTCTAATTGGATTTCCTTTTCTAACTGGATTTTATTCCAAAGATGTGATATTAGAGCTCGCTTACACTAAGTATACCATAAGTGGGAATTTTGCTTTCTGGTTGGGAAGTGTCTCTGTCCTTTTCACTTCTTATTACTCTTTTCGTTCACTTTTTCTAACATTTCTAGTACCAACTAATTCATTCGGGCGAGACATCTTACGATGTCATGATGCGCCCATTCCTATGGCCATTCCTTTAATACTTCTGGCTCTCGGGAGTCTCTTTGTAGGATACTTGGCCAAAGTGTGACCCGTTAGCCCATAAGTAAGTACTGTGACGAAGCGGCTGTTGCTCACCCGACACGATCGTACGAGGTCACAATTCACCCAACACGATCATCCGGGGTGAACAGGAATTGGGGATCGGATGCGGGCGAAATTCCCGCCAATGGCTGAGATGTTCAGTCGACTCCCTCCCCCTTTGTGGGGGTCCGGACCCCTTACGAGTGAGCAGAAAAGGGAGGAGGAAAGAGGCCCTGGCGAACCGTCATAATTAGTTAACAAGTGTAAGCTTCGCTGCCCGACAGTATGGAGTACTGACCACACCGAGGGACAGGCCCTGAAGCGAAGGACAGGAACGAGCGGAATCAATGTGTTCCAATTTCTGGCCTTGCACCGACCATCTAATGGACCATGGACTAAACGGCCACTGCCTGAAAGGACTATGTCCCGTGGACCGCCGCCCCCCCCACAAGGTACATCTCGCGCCTATGGGCCGCTATAACTATCCAAGAAGACACTCGAAACAGGAAGGATAAACAAACCCACCCGGTGGACTGCCGAGCTACAAGTCCCACGACACAGGAGCGGGATTCTCTAAAAAGCCAAGGTCGCGGGTGGCCAAGAGGGCCCACTTGGAGACTTGGGATCTCCGCAGGAAATGCGAAGGTTGCTTAAAGCCGGCCGGCCGATAGGCGAAAGAGAATCAACTAGTTTAGTTCTGATCTGAGTAGGCTTATAAATAATTGGGAATACTCTAACCCTGGGAACCGGGGCCTGGCCAAAGTCCAGGGTGGCTCTTCGATCAAGGAGATCCCTGTCCTGTGCCCTATTCACTAAGATCTTCGAATTAGCCCTTACCGAAAAGCACGGCTTACCTCACTATAGGAATTCCTATTCCGGTATTCTATCTATTCACCCTCAGATCACTGAAACTCGC
This portion of the Medicago truncatula mitochondrion, complete genome genome encodes:
- the nad5 gene encoding NADH dehydrogenase subunit 5, with translation MYLLIVFLPLLGSSVAGFFGRFLGSEGTAIMTTTCVSFSSILSLIAFYEVAPGASACYLRIAPWISSEMFDASWGFLFDSPTVVMLIVVTSVSSLVHLYSISYMSEDPHSPRFMCYLSILTFFMPMLVTGDNSLQLFLGWEGVGLASYLLIHFWFTRLQADKAATKAMPVNRVGDFGLAPGISGRFTLFQTVDFSTIFARASAPRNSWISCNMRLNAITLICILLLIGAVGKSAQIGSHTWSPDAMEGPTPVSALIHAATMVTAGVFMIARCSPLFEYPPTALIVITSAGATTSFLAATTGILQNDLKRVIAYSTCSQLGYMIFACGISNYSVSVFHLMNHAFFKALLFLSAGSVIHAMSDEQDMRKMGGLASSFPFTYAMMLMGSLSLIGFPFLTGFYSKDVILELAYTKYTISGNFAFWLGSVSVLFTSYYSFRSLFLTFLVPTNSFGRDILRCHDAPIPMAIPLILLALGSLFVGYLAKDMMIGLGTNFWANSPFVLPKNEILAESEFAAPTITKLIPILFSTSGASVAYNVNPVADQFQRAFQTSTFCNRLYSFFNKRWFFDQVLNDFLVRSFLRFGYEVSFEALDKGAIEILGPYGISYTFRRLAERISQLQSGFVYHYAFAMLLGSTLFVTFSRMWDSLSSWVDNRSSFILIVSSIYYNKSIK
- the rps1 gene encoding ribosomal protein S1, giving the protein MLLVDAGPGTPINCMQDEPTGVPINRATRFENKVGFLDLVAGESLIKKKILEILFIDLVAGESLIKERAAARFNDLVGSTDVVAGEPLLLLPRRFRAWMKRNKIWRTNTKVKGFIIDKVKGGYSVAIAGFITFIPFRSHNKRNKRRISNDRFTIESINPKRTNIVVF